In the genome of Carassius carassius chromosome 47, fCarCar2.1, whole genome shotgun sequence, one region contains:
- the fam53c gene encoding protein FAM53C isoform X2: protein MVSLNVKQQRCPSINNNHWTANCNQFSRYFFQSLLHRQSPETSRPTDGLMPESSYWQLCPTSKASLQGVLSSSFPPGPVPLGPPESHLPEGDALNRPLAPSTSVTDQSFPGPPPPPPPPPKRHCRSLSVPEDLSHCRYTWRPSASKVWTPVNRRCHSGGGAGGPCPLRAPSSSLNSSLHSSSSPTFFSLALSPDSPLPWIFPWDPSDGAGGGACCCFFPSPSSCSSSPSPLHPPPPPQRRFSLSPVLIREAAAQFLPPPPVPPQITSHPPPVPASPSSACSTPSSVRRALPPQLPRCHSQPCDLLLFKPGLKRRRDPDRPCARPVLDFAKMTQTRSTDPLSYMERGRLACAGDVCMGLEPFFGDFRGSCSPAEGLGRTSIGPLSESDEEEEREEEDPEERDGGQTSVFERDCTELDITLIEEN, encoded by the exons ATGGTTTcgttaaatgttaaacaacaacGTTGTCCCAGCATCAACAACAACCACTGGACAGCAAACTG TAATCAGTTTTCTCGTTACTTCTTTCAGTCTCTACTTCATCGTCAGAGCCCTGAAACCAGCCGTCCCACAGATGGATTGATGCCTG AGAGCAGTTACTGGCAGCTCTGCCCTACTTCGAAGGCCAGTCTGCAGGGGGTGCTCAGCTCCAGCTTCCCCCCCGGCCCCGTGCCCCTGGGTCCTCCAGAAAGCCACCTGCCGGAGGGGGATGCCCTGAACCGTCCGCTCGCCCCTAGCACCTCTGTGACGGACCAGTCTTTTCCCGGGCCTCCCCCTCCCCCCCCGCCACCCCCCAAACGCCACTGTCGTTCGCTGTCTGTACCAGAGGACCTTTCACACTGCCGGTACACCTGGCGGCCGAGCGCCTCCAAGGTCTGGACACCAGTGAACCGCCGATGCCACAGTGGAGGGGGCGCGGGGGGGCCGTGTCCACTGCGTGCCCCCAGCTCCTCGCTCAACTCCTCACTGCATTCTTCTTCCAGCCCCACTTTTTTCAGTCTGGCACTTTCCCCAGATTCCCCACTACCGTGGATTTTCCCCTGGGACCCGAGTGACGGTGCCGGAGGTGGTGCCTGCTGCTGCTTCTTCCCATCGCCGTCCTcatgctcctcctctccctcaccGCTCCACCCTCCGCCTCCACCGCAGAGGCGCTTCTCCCTCTCTCCCGTGCTCATCCGCGAGGCTGCCGCCCAGTTCTTGCCACCACCTCCGGTGCCCCCGCAAATCACATCTCACCCTCCGCCGGTGCCCGCTTCGCCTTCGTCCGCCTGCAGCACTCCGTCTTCGGTGCGCCGTGCTCTTCCTCCTCAACTTCCACGGTGCCATTCTCAGCCCTGTGACCTGCTCCTGTTCAAACCTGGCCTAAAGCGCCGCAGGGACCCAGACAGACCATGTGCACGGCCTGTGCTAGATTTTGCCAAAATGACACAG ACTCGAAGCACAGACCCTCTCAGTTATATGGAACGTGGCAGACTGGCCTGTGCCGGAGACGTCTGTATGGGCCTAGAGCCTTTTTTTGGAGACTTCAGAGGCTCATGTTCACCAGCTGAAGGCCTGGGTAGGACAAGTATTGGGCCGTTAAGTGAAAGTgacgaggaggaggagagagaggaggaggaccCCGAAGAGCGTGACGGGGGACAAACTAGCGTGTTTGAAAGGGATTGTACTGAACTAGATATCACCCTCATTGAGGAGAACTGA
- the fam53c gene encoding protein FAM53C isoform X1: MPESSYWQLCPTSKASLQGVLSSSFPPGPVPLGPPESHLPEGDALNRPLAPSTSVTDQSFPGPPPPPPPPPKRHCRSLSVPEDLSHCRYTWRPSASKVWTPVNRRCHSGGGAGGPCPLRAPSSSLNSSLHSSSSPTFFSLALSPDSPLPWIFPWDPSDGAGGGACCCFFPSPSSCSSSPSPLHPPPPPQRRFSLSPVLIREAAAQFLPPPPVPPQITSHPPPVPASPSSACSTPSSVRRALPPQLPRCHSQPCDLLLFKPGLKRRRDPDRPCARPVLDFAKMTQTRSTDPLSYMERGRLACAGDVCMGLEPFFGDFRGSCSPAEGLGRTSIGPLSESDEEEEREEEDPEERDGGQTSVFERDCTELDITLIEEN, encoded by the exons ATGCCTG AGAGCAGTTACTGGCAGCTCTGCCCTACTTCGAAGGCCAGTCTGCAGGGGGTGCTCAGCTCCAGCTTCCCCCCCGGCCCCGTGCCCCTGGGTCCTCCAGAAAGCCACCTGCCGGAGGGGGATGCCCTGAACCGTCCGCTCGCCCCTAGCACCTCTGTGACGGACCAGTCTTTTCCCGGGCCTCCCCCTCCCCCCCCGCCACCCCCCAAACGCCACTGTCGTTCGCTGTCTGTACCAGAGGACCTTTCACACTGCCGGTACACCTGGCGGCCGAGCGCCTCCAAGGTCTGGACACCAGTGAACCGCCGATGCCACAGTGGAGGGGGCGCGGGGGGGCCGTGTCCACTGCGTGCCCCCAGCTCCTCGCTCAACTCCTCACTGCATTCTTCTTCCAGCCCCACTTTTTTCAGTCTGGCACTTTCCCCAGATTCCCCACTACCGTGGATTTTCCCCTGGGACCCGAGTGACGGTGCCGGAGGTGGTGCCTGCTGCTGCTTCTTCCCATCGCCGTCCTcatgctcctcctctccctcaccGCTCCACCCTCCGCCTCCACCGCAGAGGCGCTTCTCCCTCTCTCCCGTGCTCATCCGCGAGGCTGCCGCCCAGTTCTTGCCACCACCTCCGGTGCCCCCGCAAATCACATCTCACCCTCCGCCGGTGCCCGCTTCGCCTTCGTCCGCCTGCAGCACTCCGTCTTCGGTGCGCCGTGCTCTTCCTCCTCAACTTCCACGGTGCCATTCTCAGCCCTGTGACCTGCTCCTGTTCAAACCTGGCCTAAAGCGCCGCAGGGACCCAGACAGACCATGTGCACGGCCTGTGCTAGATTTTGCCAAAATGACACAG ACTCGAAGCACAGACCCTCTCAGTTATATGGAACGTGGCAGACTGGCCTGTGCCGGAGACGTCTGTATGGGCCTAGAGCCTTTTTTTGGAGACTTCAGAGGCTCATGTTCACCAGCTGAAGGCCTGGGTAGGACAAGTATTGGGCCGTTAAGTGAAAGTgacgaggaggaggagagagaggaggaggaccCCGAAGAGCGTGACGGGGGACAAACTAGCGTGTTTGAAAGGGATTGTACTGAACTAGATATCACCCTCATTGAGGAGAACTGA